A genomic segment from Chthoniobacterales bacterium encodes:
- a CDS encoding DUF1295 domain-containing protein, whose translation MTDAFWFLLTTGAAVAMTMMVAVWFLARWFNNAGIVDVAWALGFAVLAGIYFLIGEGDPTRRLLICGMAGLWGARLGIYLWIRVSRHHPEEDGRYATLREQYPRNTWLMFFGFFQLQAVLLAVLSAPFAMAASNPNAGISTWEWAGVALWLVAMLGEALADWQLHEFRSVPENKGRTCRIGLWRASRHPNYFFEWLIWVAYFVFALGSPDGWMTFFCPALMLFFLFKVTGIPATEAQAVKSRGDEYREYQRTTSVFVPWFPKKS comes from the coding sequence ATGACAGACGCATTCTGGTTCCTTCTCACGACGGGCGCGGCCGTGGCCATGACGATGATGGTCGCGGTCTGGTTCCTCGCCCGATGGTTCAACAATGCCGGCATCGTCGATGTCGCGTGGGCGCTGGGCTTTGCGGTGCTGGCCGGCATCTATTTTCTCATCGGTGAGGGCGATCCCACGCGCCGTTTGCTGATCTGCGGCATGGCGGGACTGTGGGGCGCGCGCCTGGGAATCTATCTCTGGATTCGGGTTTCGCGGCATCATCCGGAGGAGGACGGCCGCTACGCCACGCTGCGTGAGCAATACCCGCGGAACACGTGGCTGATGTTCTTTGGCTTCTTTCAGCTGCAGGCCGTCCTGCTCGCGGTGCTCAGCGCGCCTTTTGCCATGGCGGCTTCGAATCCGAACGCGGGAATCTCCACCTGGGAATGGGCGGGCGTGGCGCTGTGGCTGGTCGCGATGCTCGGCGAGGCGCTGGCCGACTGGCAGCTCCATGAGTTCCGCTCCGTGCCGGAAAACAAGGGCCGGACGTGCCGCATCGGTCTCTGGCGCGCCTCACGCCATCCGAATTACTTCTTCGAATGGTTGATCTGGGTCGCGTATTTCGTCTTCGCGCTCGGCTCGCCCGACGGGTGGATGACCTTCTTCTGCCCGGCGCTGATGCTGTTCTTCCTCTTCAAGGTCACGGGAATCCCGGCCACCGAGGCGCAGGCGGTGAAGTCGCGCG
- a CDS encoding cyclopropane-fatty-acyl-phospholipid synthase family protein, with product MKTVFRNLVLNSLRPLQGGSLELVLPDGCAQWFGGLDKRQPARIEIHDEAFFQRCVLFGPIGFAEAYLDGQWETPDLTRVIAFFIRNAEDSGAMQTEGGAKAAFLNLLNAANRVRHLLRPNSEAKARENIREHYDLSNDFFKLWLDPSMTYSSAVFDPPALSLEEAQIEKIDRLCRKLQLRAGDRLLEIGTGWGAFSIHAARKYGCRVTTITISEAQLAEAQTRIAAAGLADRIDVRLEDYRRLSGRFDKIVSVEMIEAVGDRYLDEYFDCCQRLLELHGLFALQMITCPDRQFRILRDGVDFIQKHIFPGSLLVSQARVTQALNRTGTLNLFDWEDLGPHYAKTLALWAERFEARREEVRALGFDEWFLRKWRYYLRYCEAAFATRHISVVQAVYSRPDNSGIRSDVYDLFS from the coding sequence GTGAAGACCGTCTTCCGCAATCTCGTGCTGAATTCGCTGCGACCGCTGCAAGGCGGATCGCTCGAGCTGGTGCTACCTGATGGCTGCGCGCAGTGGTTTGGCGGCCTCGACAAGCGCCAGCCGGCCCGCATCGAGATTCACGACGAGGCGTTCTTCCAGCGCTGCGTGCTCTTCGGGCCGATCGGCTTTGCCGAGGCCTACCTCGACGGCCAGTGGGAAACGCCCGACCTCACCCGCGTGATCGCCTTTTTCATTCGCAATGCCGAGGACTCCGGCGCGATGCAGACCGAGGGCGGTGCGAAGGCCGCGTTCTTGAATCTTCTGAACGCCGCGAACCGCGTCCGCCACCTGCTGCGGCCGAATAGCGAGGCGAAGGCGCGCGAGAACATTCGTGAGCACTACGACCTCAGCAACGACTTCTTCAAGCTCTGGCTCGACCCGTCGATGACGTATTCGTCGGCCGTCTTCGATCCGCCGGCGCTTTCGCTCGAAGAAGCCCAGATCGAAAAAATCGATCGCCTGTGCCGCAAGCTTCAGCTCCGGGCCGGCGACCGCCTGCTGGAGATCGGCACGGGTTGGGGCGCGTTCTCCATTCACGCCGCTCGGAAATACGGCTGCCGCGTGACGACGATCACCATTTCCGAGGCCCAGCTCGCCGAGGCGCAGACGCGCATCGCCGCGGCGGGTCTTGCCGACCGGATCGACGTGCGGCTGGAGGATTATCGCCGGCTCTCCGGGCGCTTCGACAAGATCGTGTCCGTGGAAATGATCGAGGCCGTCGGCGATCGCTACCTCGACGAATATTTCGACTGCTGCCAGCGCCTGCTCGAGCTGCACGGGCTCTTCGCGCTGCAAATGATCACCTGTCCGGATCGCCAGTTTCGCATCCTTCGCGACGGCGTCGATTTCATCCAGAAGCACATCTTTCCCGGTTCGCTGCTCGTCTCGCAGGCCCGCGTGACGCAGGCCCTCAATCGCACCGGCACGCTCAACCTCTTCGACTGGGAGGATCTCGGCCCGCATTACGCGAAGACGCTCGCGCTCTGGGCGGAGCGTTTCGAGGCCCGGCGCGAGGAGGTTCGCGCGCTTGGCTTCGACGAGTGGTTCCTGCGCAAGTGGCGCTACTACCTGCGCTATTGCGAGGCGGCGTTCGCGACGCGACACATCTCGGTCGTGCAGGCGGTTTACTCTCGCCCGGACAATTCCGGCATCCGTTCCGACGTGTATGATCTCTTTTCGTAA
- a CDS encoding secondary thiamine-phosphate synthase enzyme YjbQ: MKSYRKELWFDVRQRREFFNITGEVERCLAESGVREGLCLVNAMHISASVFINDDERGLHADLEKWLEALAPEKPHAQYLHNRTGEDNADAHLKRTIMGREVVVAITAGRLDFGPWEQIFYGEFDGLRRKRVLVKIIGE, from the coding sequence ATGAAATCCTACCGCAAAGAACTCTGGTTCGACGTCCGGCAACGGCGTGAGTTTTTCAACATCACCGGCGAGGTCGAGCGCTGCCTTGCCGAGAGCGGCGTTCGCGAAGGTCTCTGCCTCGTGAACGCCATGCACATCAGCGCTAGCGTGTTCATCAATGACGACGAGCGCGGCCTGCATGCCGACCTCGAGAAATGGCTCGAGGCGCTGGCGCCGGAAAAGCCGCACGCCCAATACCTTCACAATCGCACCGGCGAAGACAACGCGGATGCGCATCTCAAGCGCACGATCATGGGCCGCGAGGTGGTCGTCGCCATCACCGCCGGCCGGCTGGACTTCGGGCCGTGGGAACAGATTTTCTATGGGGAATTCGACGGCCTTCGCCGCAAGCGCGTGCTCGTGAAGATCATTGGCGAGTGA
- a CDS encoding DUF1365 domain-containing protein, which yields MNSAIYECSVMHRRLSPKRHEFVYRIFLMWLDLDELERIEREIPLFAVNEPGLYSLHDADHFSLGRSSIRENVVEFLRREGETREPAAVRVLTLPRVFGYTFNPISVFFFYDAAGEPYTSVVEVENTFHERKPFLVPRKEVGFHRRATKHFYVSPFSDLDLAFDFRFDAPGEHLRIFIDDYRGEERELISTLTGTRVPLTAANLARFTVKYPLITLKVIGAIHWEALRLWLKRVPFHRKEVNREQQRDVFNPHRSLR from the coding sequence ATGAACTCCGCGATCTACGAATGCTCGGTAATGCACCGCCGTCTCTCGCCGAAGCGGCACGAGTTCGTCTATCGCATTTTCCTCATGTGGCTCGATCTCGACGAGCTGGAGCGGATCGAGCGGGAGATTCCGCTCTTCGCCGTCAACGAGCCCGGCCTCTACAGCCTGCACGATGCCGATCACTTTTCACTCGGCCGCTCGAGCATCCGGGAGAACGTCGTGGAGTTCCTGCGCCGGGAGGGCGAGACGCGCGAGCCCGCCGCCGTGCGGGTGCTCACGCTGCCGCGCGTCTTCGGCTACACCTTCAATCCCATCTCGGTCTTCTTTTTCTACGACGCCGCGGGCGAACCCTACACGTCCGTCGTCGAGGTCGAGAACACCTTCCACGAGCGCAAGCCGTTCCTCGTCCCGCGCAAGGAAGTAGGGTTCCATCGTCGCGCGACGAAGCATTTCTACGTCTCGCCGTTTTCCGATCTCGATCTCGCCTTCGACTTCCGTTTCGACGCCCCGGGCGAGCATCTGCGCATCTTCATCGACGACTACCGCGGCGAAGAACGCGAGCTCATCAGCACGCTCACCGGCACCCGCGTGCCGCTCACCGCGGCAAATCTGGCGCGTTTCACGGTCAAGTATCCGCTCATCACGCTCAAGGTGATCGGCGCGATCCACTGGGAGGCGCTGCGCCTGTGGCTGAAGCGCGTGCCGTTTCATCGAAAAGAAGTGAACCGCGAGCAGCAACGTGACGTATTCAATCCCCACCGATCCCTGCGATGA
- a CDS encoding FAD-dependent oxidoreductase: MERIAIIGTGIAGLGCAWNLREQARLTLFEQAARPGGHTNTVVADEDGREVPIDTGFIVFNRVTYPNLCRLFEELGVATQPSEMSFSVQHLPDDLEYNGMGLRKVFAQKRNLLRPRFHRLLGEITRFFQVANASLDDPAVRDLSVRQFAEQHGFGRDLLEHYLVPMSAAIWSSQPEGVLDFPAAMLLRFFHNHGFLGVKTHHPWFTVSRGARSYVRRILEKFTDVRLGSPVVSVEESPAGATIRTADDAAADFDRVIIAAHGDQALRMLARPDAEQQRLLGAFAYQPNLATLHTDASLMPRRRIAWASWNYRIDAQERPSLHYWMNALQNVSPRRDYFVSLNSRDLVDPAKIIYETEYEHPIFTLEALRAQAELPSLNRRSPTQRVYFCGSYFHYGFHEDAYWSALEACAAVREHLAAA; this comes from the coding sequence GTGGAACGGATTGCGATCATCGGGACTGGCATCGCCGGTCTCGGCTGCGCGTGGAACCTCCGCGAGCAGGCCCGCCTCACGCTCTTCGAACAGGCGGCTCGCCCCGGCGGCCACACGAACACGGTCGTCGCCGACGAGGACGGTCGCGAGGTGCCGATCGACACCGGCTTCATCGTCTTCAACCGCGTCACCTACCCGAATCTCTGCCGACTCTTCGAGGAACTGGGCGTCGCCACGCAGCCCAGCGAGATGTCGTTCAGCGTTCAGCATCTGCCGGACGATCTCGAATACAACGGCATGGGGCTGCGCAAGGTCTTCGCCCAGAAGCGCAATCTTCTCCGTCCTCGCTTTCATCGGCTGCTCGGCGAGATCACGCGTTTCTTTCAGGTCGCGAATGCTTCGCTCGACGATCCGGCCGTGCGCGACCTCAGCGTGCGCCAGTTTGCGGAACAGCACGGCTTTGGCCGCGACCTGCTGGAACACTATCTCGTGCCGATGAGCGCCGCGATCTGGTCTTCGCAGCCCGAAGGCGTGCTCGATTTTCCGGCCGCGATGCTCCTCCGCTTCTTCCACAACCACGGCTTCCTCGGCGTGAAGACGCACCATCCGTGGTTCACGGTCAGCCGCGGCGCGCGCAGCTACGTGCGGCGCATTCTCGAAAAGTTCACCGATGTCCGGCTGGGCTCGCCGGTGGTTTCGGTCGAGGAGTCGCCAGCCGGAGCCACGATTCGCACTGCGGACGACGCCGCGGCGGATTTTGACCGCGTGATCATCGCCGCGCACGGCGATCAGGCGCTCCGGATGCTCGCCCGCCCGGATGCCGAACAGCAAAGGCTCCTCGGCGCTTTCGCCTACCAGCCTAACCTCGCGACGCTGCACACGGATGCCTCGCTGATGCCGCGCCGCCGCATCGCCTGGGCCTCGTGGAACTACCGGATCGACGCGCAGGAGCGCCCGTCGCTGCACTACTGGATGAACGCGTTGCAGAACGTGTCCCCGCGCCGCGACTACTTCGTCTCGCTAAATTCGCGCGACCTCGTCGATCCCGCGAAGATCATCTACGAGACCGAATACGAGCACCCGATCTTCACGCTCGAGGCTTTGCGCGCGCAGGCGGAGCTGCCCAGCCTCAACCGCCGTTCGCCGACACAGCGCGTCTATTTTTGCGGCAGCTATTTCCACTACGGCTTTCACGAGGATGCCTACTGGTCCGCGCTCGAGGCCTGCGCTGCCGTGCGCGAACATCTCGCCGCCGCATGA
- a CDS encoding acyl-CoA desaturase yields the protein METTTFTASSRNSGSAPTDRRPFSAPARTGILRRVVRFFDSDYFPEGAEKVRERPERFEWRRAVPFIILHVGCLGVIWTGWSWTAVGVAAALYFVRMFAVTGLYHRYFCHRAFKTSRPAQFLFALLGLTAIQRGPLWWAAVHRHHHQHSDDEHDVHSPGWKGFAWSHIGWLTSSRNFPTDYRRVQDLARYPELVFLNRFDLIGPLLLFAALFAAGSVLGAFAPELGTNAWQLVVWGFFISTVLLFHGTCMVNSFAHVFGTQRYETGDESRNSLILALITLGEGWHNNHHRHQATARQGFYWWEIDISYYLLRGLASLGLVWDLRPVPKDAYVEANHLRS from the coding sequence ATGGAAACGACGACCTTCACCGCATCCTCGAGGAACTCGGGGTCCGCCCCGACTGATCGCCGGCCATTTTCCGCGCCGGCGCGAACGGGCATTCTGCGGCGCGTCGTCCGTTTTTTCGATTCCGACTATTTCCCTGAAGGCGCCGAGAAGGTCCGCGAGCGGCCGGAGCGCTTCGAGTGGCGCCGCGCCGTTCCCTTCATCATTCTCCACGTCGGTTGTCTCGGCGTGATCTGGACCGGCTGGAGCTGGACGGCCGTGGGCGTGGCGGCCGCGCTGTATTTCGTGCGCATGTTCGCCGTCACCGGTCTCTACCATCGCTATTTCTGCCACCGGGCGTTCAAGACCTCGCGGCCCGCGCAATTTCTCTTCGCGTTGCTCGGCCTCACGGCCATCCAGCGCGGCCCGCTGTGGTGGGCGGCCGTTCATCGGCACCATCACCAGCATTCCGACGACGAGCACGACGTGCATTCTCCGGGCTGGAAGGGCTTTGCCTGGTCGCACATCGGCTGGCTCACCAGCAGTCGGAATTTTCCCACCGACTACCGCCGCGTGCAGGATCTCGCCCGCTATCCCGAGCTCGTCTTTCTCAACCGCTTTGACCTGATCGGCCCGCTCCTCCTCTTCGCCGCTCTCTTTGCTGCGGGATCGGTCCTCGGCGCCTTCGCGCCGGAACTCGGAACGAACGCCTGGCAGCTCGTCGTCTGGGGCTTCTTCATCAGCACCGTGCTGCTCTTCCACGGCACCTGCATGGTGAATTCGTTTGCCCACGTCTTCGGAACGCAGCGCTACGAAACCGGCGACGAGAGCCGGAATAGCCTCATCCTGGCCCTCATTACGCTTGGCGAAGGCTGGCACAACAATCATCACCGCCACCAGGCCACCGCGCGGCAGGGCTTCTACTGGTGGGAGATCGACATCAGCTACTACCTGCTGCGGGGACTTGCCTCGCTCGGCCTCGTCTGGGACCTGCGCCCGGTGCCGAAGGACGCCTACGTCGAAGCCAACCACCTCCGGTCGTAA
- a CDS encoding ParB/RepB/Spo0J family partition protein — MPAEADGERIQSIPLADIFPSPHQPRTEFRADQLNELVESIRERGIIQPLIVRKSGERYELIAGERRWRASQLVGLVEAPVIIRKASDQEVLELALIENLQREDLNPIEEAAAYSRLAHEFGLTQEEISRRVGKSRASVANSMRLLDLDPDVQTMVRQSRISVGHAKVLLSLKSKEEQRLLADVIIRQSASVRTAEKLAATHLSKTQGTSGKKRAKTAEATAPAVLHLQNLLQHRLATRVVIHHADKQGSITIEYYGNDDLHRILEELGVRPD; from the coding sequence GTGCCGGCCGAGGCCGATGGCGAGCGCATCCAGTCCATCCCTCTCGCGGATATTTTTCCGAGCCCGCACCAGCCGCGCACGGAGTTCCGCGCCGACCAGCTCAACGAGCTCGTGGAATCCATTCGCGAGCGCGGCATCATCCAGCCTCTCATCGTTCGCAAGTCCGGCGAGCGCTATGAACTGATCGCCGGCGAGCGTCGCTGGCGGGCCTCGCAGCTTGTTGGTCTCGTCGAGGCGCCGGTCATCATTCGCAAGGCGAGCGATCAGGAAGTCCTCGAGCTCGCCCTCATCGAGAACCTTCAGCGCGAAGACCTCAACCCGATCGAAGAAGCCGCCGCCTACTCGCGGCTGGCCCACGAATTCGGCCTCACCCAGGAGGAAATCTCGCGCCGCGTCGGTAAGAGCCGCGCCTCCGTGGCGAACTCCATGCGTCTGCTCGATCTCGATCCCGACGTGCAGACGATGGTTCGCCAGAGCCGGATCTCGGTCGGCCACGCGAAGGTCCTTCTTTCCCTGAAATCGAAGGAGGAGCAGCGTCTCCTTGCCGACGTCATCATCCGGCAGTCCGCCTCGGTGCGCACCGCGGAGAAGCTTGCGGCGACGCATCTTTCGAAAACGCAGGGCACGTCCGGGAAGAAGCGGGCAAAAACGGCCGAGGCCACCGCGCCCGCCGTTCTGCATTTACAGAATTTATTACAGCACCGTCTCGCGACGCGCGTCGTAATCCATCATGCCGATAAGCAGGGCAGCATCACGATCGAGTATTATGGAAACGACGACCTTCACCGCATCCTCGAGGAACTCGGGGTCCGCCCCGACTGA
- a CDS encoding M15 family metallopeptidase, translated as MIRRGLALLFVLAASLQAAPIEHHLVDGATIQPPLLPEIRYATRYNFTGEVLYPAAKFFVHRDTAAALAAVQADLAKEGLGLEIYDGYRPLSVQQKMWDLVHDERYVSNPAVNRGRHTRGTAVDVTLVDKMGNALDMPSSFDDFTEAAHRNSPAMTPLQRANMRKLEDVMTHHGFEPYPFEWWHFDLKNWKTYPVLDISFDALGRGEATTEPVP; from the coding sequence ATGATCCGTCGCGGGCTGGCGTTGCTGTTCGTCCTGGCGGCTTCGCTGCAGGCGGCGCCGATCGAGCATCATCTCGTCGACGGGGCGACGATCCAGCCGCCGTTGCTGCCTGAGATTCGCTACGCCACCCGCTATAATTTTACCGGCGAAGTGCTCTACCCGGCGGCGAAGTTCTTCGTCCATCGCGACACCGCCGCCGCCCTTGCCGCGGTGCAGGCCGATCTCGCGAAAGAGGGCCTCGGCCTCGAGATCTACGACGGCTACCGGCCGCTCTCCGTGCAGCAGAAAATGTGGGATCTTGTCCACGACGAGCGATACGTCTCGAATCCCGCCGTAAACCGCGGCCGGCACACGCGCGGCACCGCCGTCGACGTCACGCTGGTCGACAAAATGGGCAACGCGCTCGATATGCCCAGCTCGTTCGACGACTTCACCGAGGCCGCGCACCGCAATTCTCCGGCGATGACTCCCCTCCAGCGCGCCAACATGCGGAAGCTCGAGGACGTGATGACGCACCACGGATTCGAGCCCTATCCCTTCGAGTGGTGGCACTTCGATTTGAAGAATTGGAAGACATATCCCGTGCTCGACATTTCTTTCGACGCGCTCGGCCGCGGCGAAGCCACCACCGAGCCGGTGCCCTAG
- the ruvA gene encoding Holliday junction branch migration protein RuvA, producing the protein MPTQIVVNVRGVGYQVLIPLSSFDRLPAPGTEIRILTHLVIREDEHLLIGFWTRTERDLYRLLVHHVTGVGPKLALSVLSGMSVDAFKAAVVAGDVAAISKISGVGKKTAERVVLELKDRLGVAAEWEASSAKNAPTVAETAMHDAVLALITLGYKQVEAHKAVKLAVESEGATAASDALVRGALKILTR; encoded by the coding sequence TTGCCCACGCAGATTGTCGTTAACGTGCGGGGCGTTGGCTACCAGGTTTTGATTCCGCTCTCGAGTTTCGACCGGTTGCCGGCGCCCGGCACGGAGATTCGCATTCTCACGCATCTCGTCATTCGCGAGGACGAGCACCTGCTCATCGGCTTTTGGACCAGGACGGAGCGCGACCTCTACCGCCTGCTCGTTCATCACGTCACGGGCGTCGGCCCGAAACTCGCGCTCTCCGTGCTGAGCGGCATGAGCGTGGACGCCTTCAAGGCCGCCGTGGTGGCGGGAGATGTCGCGGCGATCTCGAAGATCAGCGGCGTGGGCAAAAAGACCGCCGAACGGGTCGTGCTCGAGCTCAAGGACAGGCTGGGCGTCGCCGCCGAGTGGGAAGCCTCGAGCGCGAAGAATGCCCCGACGGTGGCCGAGACCGCGATGCACGACGCCGTGCTCGCCCTCATCACGCTCGGCTACAAACAGGTCGAGGCGCACAAGGCGGTGAAACTCGCGGTCGAGAGCGAGGGCGCCACGGCGGCGAGTGACGCACTGGTCCGCGGGGCGCTGAAGATCCTCACACGATGA
- the hpt gene encoding hypoxanthine phosphoribosyltransferase — MLDDIRKVLFHESTILSRLDELAHEITTDYRDKDLTVIAILNGSFVFMADLLRRIPLPLQVECLGVSSYHGTRTTGTVNFRQNSVADFRNRHVLVLDDILDSGHTLHAIMEKLGSGGALSLRTCVLLRKSVTRAREVDADYVAFDIPNEFVVGYGLDYNEHYRNLPFVGVLNEAAIARG; from the coding sequence ATGCTCGACGACATCCGGAAAGTTCTCTTCCACGAATCGACGATTCTCAGCCGCCTCGACGAACTCGCCCATGAGATCACGACCGATTATCGCGACAAGGATCTCACCGTCATTGCCATCCTCAACGGCAGTTTCGTCTTCATGGCCGACCTCCTGCGTCGCATTCCGCTGCCGCTCCAGGTCGAGTGCCTCGGTGTCTCGAGCTACCACGGCACCAGGACGACCGGCACGGTGAACTTCCGCCAGAACAGCGTCGCGGATTTCCGGAACCGCCACGTCCTGGTGCTCGACGACATCCTCGACAGCGGGCACACGCTCCACGCCATCATGGAAAAGCTCGGCAGCGGCGGCGCGCTGAGCCTTCGCACCTGCGTCCTCCTGCGCAAGAGCGTCACCCGCGCCCGCGAGGTGGATGCGGATTACGTCGCCTTCGACATTCCGAACGAATTCGTCGTCGGCTACGGCCTCGATTACAACGAGCACTACCGCAACCTCCCGTTCGTCGGCGTGCTGAACGAGGCCGCCATCGCCCGCGGCTAG